A segment of the Candidatus Zixiibacteriota bacterium genome:
CTGCCGATGTGGCCGAGCAATTGTATACGGCCATACTGACCGATACCGGACGATTCCGGTACAGCTCCACGTCACCTCGCACCATGGCCGTGGCCGGCGAACTGATCGCAGCGGGAGCTGACCCGCACAAGATCTGCAATATGGTGTACTACAACGTTCGTCCGAGCACAATGAAGCTGATCGGAGCGGTGCTGAACACTCTTGAATTCCACGACCATGGTCGGATCTGTTTACTGACGCTGACAAAGCAGATGTTACGGGAGGCGGGCGCAGAGGAGTCGGAATCGGACGGCCTGGTGGACTACACGTTATTCAGCGAAGGGGTGTTGGCCGGCGCGCTGCTAAAAGAGCTCGATGTTGCCAGGACCAAGGTCTCCTTGCGTTCGGCCAACGGCATCAATGTATCGGGTATCGCCGCACAATTCGGCGGGGGCGGTCATTACAACGCGGCCGGTTGTACCCTGCCGCTGCCTTTGGAGCGAGCGCGGGCGGAGATAGTTCGTTTATTGACGGAGGCAGGCAATGGGTGACCGTGACCGATTCCACGGCGTGCTGCTGGTAGACAAACCGACGGGCATGTCGAGCCATGACGTAGTGGGGAAGGTGCGCCGGATAGTGGGACAACAGACCGTGGGGCATACCGGTACGCTTGACCCGCTCGCGACCGGCCTTCTGGTCATGTGCCTCGGCAAAGCCACCAAGATTTCGCAATACTTGATGATCGAAGAGAAGGAGTACCTGGCACAACTGCGGCTGGGTGTCCGATCCACCACGTACGATGCCGAAGGCGTTATTGGCGACCCCGCATCGGCGACCGTGCCGATAATTACCCTTGACGACATCTCGCGCATACTTCCGGATTTTACCGGCTCTATTCGCCAGAGAGTTCCAGCGTATTCTTCGGTACAGATCGACGGAAAACGCCTGTATAAGATCGCCCGCAAGGGGAAAGAAATAGCATTGCCCGAACGCGAGGTAGTGATCAGCTCGCTCTGTGTCGTTCAGTACGATCCGCCGTTCCTGGCGCTTGCGGTGACGT
Coding sequences within it:
- a CDS encoding bifunctional oligoribonuclease/PAP phosphatase NrnA, whose amino-acid sequence is MNAKTHNAISTTVMPAGAIREILLGARRILVASHIDPDGDALGTQLAFASYVRHLGKEPLLVRDSEVPHKYRFLHGAESIPRTESLPDDTTIDAAVILECPNIERIGTACRWLKDGLPIVNIDHHRDNAAFGRINWVDSSMSSVGEMVYEYFRADGYRPTADVAEQLYTAILTDTGRFRYSSTSPRTMAVAGELIAAGADPHKICNMVYYNVRPSTMKLIGAVLNTLEFHDHGRICLLTLTKQMLREAGAEESESDGLVDYTLFSEGVLAGALLKELDVARTKVSLRSANGINVSGIAAQFGGGGHYNAAGCTLPLPLERARAEIVRLLTEAGNG
- the truB gene encoding tRNA pseudouridine(55) synthase TruB, with the translated sequence MGDRDRFHGVLLVDKPTGMSSHDVVGKVRRIVGQQTVGHTGTLDPLATGLLVMCLGKATKISQYLMIEEKEYLAQLRLGVRSTTYDAEGVIGDPASATVPIITLDDISRILPDFTGSIRQRVPAYSSVQIDGKRLYKIARKGKEIALPEREVVISSLCVVQYDPPFLALAVTCSKGTYVRSLAHDIGERLGCGAYLSGLRRTRMGSFRIEQALTLEQLASRAGGGALPDLISPIDSALPWGAIQIAEQFSESVGFGRLPHWTDIAGYRGDFRAGDRVIVKDSHDVLAMGVAGADSCQFALHVGTPLTEYLRVLA